From the Platichthys flesus chromosome 6, fPlaFle2.1, whole genome shotgun sequence genome, one window contains:
- the pskh1 gene encoding serine/threonine-protein kinase H1 homolog, which translates to MGCRNSKVLPEPPGDVQLDLVKKVEPLQPPQTDIFKHFIRGDGTGSKTGGGGGGGGDKADSTYQAQAQAATPTASAQPPKDPSELSDPQRKKVAKYRAKFDPRVTAKYDIKALIGRGSFSRVVRVEHKSTRQPYAIKMIETRYREGREVCESELCVLRRVRHTNIIQLMEVFETAERVYMVMELATGGELFDRIIARGSFTERDATRVLQMVLDGVKYLHTLGITHRDLKPENLLYYHPGADSKIIITDFGLASSRKKGDECLMKTTCGTPEYIAPEILVRKPYTNAVDMWALGVISYILLSGTMPFEDDNRMRLYRQILKGKYSFSGEPWPSVSNLAKDFVERILTVDPSERLTAGQAFKHPWVVSMAASSSMKNLQRCISQNLLKRASSRCHSTKSAQSTRSSRSTKSNKARRVREKELRELNRRYQQQYNG; encoded by the exons ATGGGTTGCAGGAACAGTAAGGTCCTCCCTGAGCCTCCGGGGGATGTTCAGTTGGACCTGGTCAAAAAG GTTGAGCCTCTGCAGCCCCCCCAGACAGATATCTTCAAGCACTTCATACGAGGTGATGGCACAGGAAGCAAGACGGGCgggggtgggggcgggggcGGTGATAAGGCCGACTCCACATATCAGGCCCAGGCACAAGCTGCCACTCCTACCGCTTCCGCCCAGCCGCCCAAGGACCCGTCCGAACTGTCCGACCCTCAGCGGAAGAAGGTGGCGAAATATCGAGCCAAGTTTGATCCCCGGGTCACGGCCAAGTACGACATCAAAGCTCTGATTGGACGAGGGAGTTTTAGCCGGGTTGTTCGCGTGGAACACAAGAGCACGAGGCAGCCGTACGCCATCAAGATGATCGAGACCCGTTACcgggaggggagggaggtgtGCGAGTCCGAGCTGTGTGTTCTCAGGCGCGTTCGCCACACCAATATAATCCAGCTGATGGAGGTGTTCGAGACGGCGGAACGTGTCTACATGGTGATGGAGCTCGCCACTGGAGGAGAGCTCTTCGACCGGATCATCGCTCGTGGCTCCTTCACCGAGCGGGACGCCACCCGGGTGCTGCAGATGGTGCTGGACGGCGTCAAGTATCTCCACACGTTGGGGATCACTCACCGAGATCTGAAGCCGGAGAACCTGCTCTACTACCACCCCGGGGCCGACTCCAAGATCATCATCACCGACTTCGGTTTGGCAAGCAGCAGGAAGAAGGGGGACGAGTGTCTGATGAAGACCACCTGCGGCACGCCGGAGTACATCGCGCCTGAGATCCTGGTGCGGAAGCCCTACACGAACGCGGTGGACATGTGGGCGCTGGGGGTGATATCGTACATCCTGCTGAGTGGAACCATGCCGTTCGAGGACGACAACCGCATGCGGCTGTACCGACAAATCCTCAAGGGGAAGTACAGCTTCTCCGGAGAG CCGTGGCCCAGTGTGTCCAACCTGGCCAAAGACTTTGTGGAGAGAATCCTGACGGTGGACCCCAGCGAGCGGCTCACCGCTGGCCAGGCCTTCAAGCACCCCTGGGTCGTCAGCATGGCCGCCTCCTCTTCCATGAAGAACCTCCAGCGCTGTATATCTCAGAACCTGCTGAAGCGGGCGTCCTCGCGCTGCCACAGCACCAAGTCGGCTCAGTCCACGCGCTCCAGCCGCTCCACCAAATCCAACAAAGCCCGTCGGGTGCGTGAGAAGGAGCTGCGCGAGCTGAACCGTCGCTATCAGCAGCAGTACAACGGCTGa